The Zalophus californianus isolate mZalCal1 chromosome X, mZalCal1.pri.v2, whole genome shotgun sequence genome window below encodes:
- the RLIM gene encoding E3 ubiquitin-protein ligase RLIM — translation MESSDSNDKGSGDQSAAQRRSQMDRLDREEAFYQFVNNLSEEDYRLMRDNNLLGTPGESTEEELLRRLQQIKEGPPPQNSDENRGGDSSDDVSNGDSIIDWLNSVRQTGNTTRSGQRGNQSWRAVSRTNPNSGDFRFSLEINVNRNNGSQNSENENEPSARRSGGENTDNNSQRQVENPRSESTSARPSRSERNSTEALTGEVAPTRGQRRARSRSPDHRRTRARAERSRSPLHPMSEIPRRSHHSISSQTFEHPLVNETEGSSRTRHHVTLRQQISGPDLLSRGLFAASGTRNASQGAGSSDTTSSGESTGSGQRPPTIVLDLQVRRVRPGEYRQRDSIASRTRSRSQTPNNTVTYESERGGFRRTFSRSERAGVRTYVSTIRIPIRRILNTGLSETTSVAIQTMLRQIMTGFGELSYFMYSDSDSEPSGSVSSRNVERAESRNGRGSSGGGSSSGSSSSSSSSSSSSSSSSSSSSPSSSSSGESSETSSEVFEGSNEGSSSSGSSGARREGRHRAPVTFDESGSLPFLSLAQFFLLNEDDDDQPRGLTKEQIDNLAMRSFGENDALKTCSVCITEYTEGNKLRKLPCSHEYHVHCIDRWLSENSTCPICRRAVLASGNRESVV, via the exons ATGGAAAGCTCAGATTCTAACGATAAAGGAAGTGGTGATCAGTCTGCAGCACAGCGCAGAAGTCAGATGGACCGATTGGATCGGGAAGAAGCTTTCTATCAATTTGTAAATAACCTGAGTGAAGAAGATTATAGACTTATGAGGGATAACAATTTGCTAGGCACCCCAG GTGAAAGTACTGAGGAAGAGTTGCTGAGAAGACTACAGCAAATTAAAGAGGGCCCACCACCACAAAACTCAGATGAAAACAGAG gtggAGACTCTTCAGATGATGTGTCTAATGGTGACTCTATAATAGACTGGCTTAACTCTGTCAGACAAACTGGAAATACAACAAGAAGTGGGCAAAGAGGAAACCAATCTTGGAGAGCAGTGAGCCGGACTAATCCAAACAGTGGTGATTTCAGATTCAGTTTAGAGATCAATGTTAACCGTAATAATGGGAGCCAAAAttcagagaatgaaaatgagCCATCTGCAAGACGTTCTGGTGGAGAAAATACAGACAACAACAGCCAAAGGCAAGTGGAAAATCCACGATCTGAATCAACATCTGCAAGGCCATCCAGATCAGAACGAAATTCAACGGAAGCATTAACGGGAGAAGTCGCACCTACCAGAGGTCAGAGAAGGGCAAGAAGCAGGAGCCCAGACCATCGGAGAACCCGCGCGAGAGCTGAAAGAAGTAGGTCACCTCTGCATCCGATGAGTGAAATTCCACGAAGATCTCATCATAGTATCTCATCTCAGACTTTCGAGCATCCTTTAGTAAATGAGACGGAGGGAAGTTCTAGAACCCGGCACCATGTGACATTGAGACAGCAAATAAGTGGACCCGATTTGCTGAGTAGAGGTCTTTTTGCAGCTTCTGGAACAAGAAATGCCTCACAAGGAGCAGGTTCTTCAGACACAACCAGCAGTGGTGAATCTACAGGATCAGGACAGAGACCTCCAACCATAGTCCTTGATCTTCAAGTAAGAAGAGTCCGTCCTGGAGAATACCGGCAGAGAGATAGCATAGCTAGCAGAACTCGGTCGAGGTCTCAGACGCCAAACAATACTGTCACTTATGAAAGTGAACGAGGAGGTTTTAGGCGTACGTTTTCACGTTCCGAACGGGCAGGTGTGAGAACCTATGTCAGTACCATCAGAATTCCGATTCGTAGAATCTTAAATACCGGTTTAAGTGAGACTACATCTGTTGCAATTCAGACCATGTTAAGGCAGATAATGACAGGTTTTGGTGAGTTAAGCTACTTTATGTACAGTGATAGTGATTCCGAGCCTAGTGGCTCAGTCTCGAGTCGAAATGTGGAAAGGGCAGAGTCACGGAATGGAAGAGGGAGTTCTGGTGGTGGTAGCAGTTCTGGTTCCAGTTCGAGTTCCAGTTCCAGTTCGAGTTCCAGTTCCAGTTCTAGTTCCAGTTCCAGTCCTAGTTCCAGTTCCAGTGGTGAAAGTTCAGAGACTAGCTCAGAGGTGTTTGAAGGCAGTAATGAAGGAAGCTCATCATCAGGCTCATCAGGTGCCAGACGAGAGGGTCGACACAGGGCCCCGGTAACCTTTGATGAAAGTGGCTCTTTGCCCTTCCTTAGTCTGGCTCAGTTTTTCCTCTtaaatgaggatgatgatgaccAACCTAGAGGACTTACCAAAGAACAGATTGACAACTTGGCCATGAGAAGTTTTGGTGAAAACGATGCATTAAAAACCTGTAGTGTTTGCATTACAGAATATACAGAAGGCAACAAACTTCGTAAACTACCTTGTTCCCATGAGTACCATGTCCACTGCATCGATCGCTGGCTATCTGAGAATTCTACTTGTCCTATTTGTCGCAGAGCAGTCCTAGCTTCTGGTAACAGAGAAAGCGTTGTGTAA